The following coding sequences lie in one Pseudoalteromonas sp. Scap06 genomic window:
- a CDS encoding trimeric intracellular cation channel family protein: protein MTELYHWFDLIGVAVFAISGTLVAYEKKMDGFGVVVLATVTAIGGGTVRDVILDQPVFWLHDQSYFYAILVAVLVTTRLINKQKSIPYYVLQTADAFGLAFFAVMGAQKAQLAGMPDMTVVIMAVITPCFGGLIRDVLARDIPMLLKGELYAITCIAGGIVYTLSINLSLTVEVAMILSMLMTLLLRFSAIKWKIILHVFKYPD from the coding sequence ATGACTGAACTTTATCACTGGTTTGATTTAATAGGTGTGGCGGTATTTGCTATCTCAGGCACCTTGGTAGCCTATGAAAAGAAAATGGATGGCTTTGGTGTAGTTGTACTTGCAACTGTTACGGCTATTGGCGGCGGTACCGTTCGCGATGTGATACTCGACCAGCCCGTATTTTGGTTACACGACCAAAGCTACTTCTACGCTATTTTGGTGGCGGTTCTGGTTACTACACGACTGATCAATAAGCAAAAATCCATTCCATACTATGTATTGCAAACTGCTGACGCGTTTGGCTTAGCCTTTTTTGCGGTCATGGGAGCGCAAAAAGCGCAATTGGCTGGTATGCCAGATATGACGGTTGTGATTATGGCTGTAATAACCCCCTGTTTTGGTGGGCTTATTCGCGACGTGCTTGCCCGCGATATTCCAATGCTGCTTAAAGGTGAGCTGTATGCTATTACCTGTATTGCTGGTGGCATTGTCTATACATTAAGTATCAACCTATCGTTAACGGTGGAAGTGGCAATGATTCTGAGTATGCTAATGACCTTATTGCTACGTTTTTCGGCGATTAAATGGAAGATTATATTACATGTTTTTAAATATCCTGACTAA